One window of the Fusobacterium animalis 7_1 genome contains the following:
- a CDS encoding TIGR03915 family putative DNA repair protein, with protein sequence MPNYYYDGSFDGLLTVIYIAYKDRKNNELRITVKTEQLLLGLDDINVITNFSKARRVEKAICDKLSQNFLNNIQTCFLSCDENKDIVIVHTVYKALKQGEEILHSLDEHAFYVNKLVKQVLNERHRYLGVLRFKEVKDGTMFSTIEPKNNVLPILLSHFINRMKREKFAIYDKKRKIIAYYDTKKVEIFFVKSLEIEWSDEEIEYSELWKTFHKSISIKERENKKLQQSNIPKYYWKYLIEDM encoded by the coding sequence ATGCCAAATTATTATTATGATGGAAGTTTTGATGGACTACTAACAGTTATTTATATAGCATATAAAGATAGAAAAAATAATGAACTTAGGATAACAGTTAAAACTGAACAACTTCTCTTAGGACTTGATGATATTAATGTTATAACTAATTTTTCCAAAGCTAGGCGTGTTGAAAAAGCTATATGTGATAAATTGTCACAAAATTTTTTAAATAATATACAAACATGCTTTTTATCATGTGATGAAAATAAGGATATTGTAATAGTTCATACAGTATACAAAGCATTAAAACAAGGAGAAGAAATTTTACATTCTCTCGATGAACATGCTTTTTATGTAAATAAACTTGTAAAACAAGTGTTAAATGAAAGACATAGATATCTTGGAGTACTGAGATTTAAGGAAGTGAAAGATGGGACAATGTTTTCAACCATTGAACCTAAAAATAATGTTCTTCCTATTTTACTTTCCCATTTCATAAATAGAATGAAAAGAGAAAAATTTGCAATTTATGATAAAAAAAGAAAAATAATAGCTTACTATGACACAAAAAAAGTTGAAATTTTCTTTGTAAAATCTCTTGAAATAGAATGGAGTGACGAAGAAATAGAATATTCAGAACTTTGGAAAACTTTTCATAAAAGTATTTCAATAAAAGAAAGAGAAAATAAGAAACTTCAACAGAGTAATATTCCAAAATATTATTGGAAATATCTTATAGAAGATATGTAG
- a CDS encoding ATP-binding protein has translation MIRIDRKEYLDFLIKSKDKQIIKVVSGVRRCGKSTLFEIYKDYLLKNGVEKIQIISINFEDMDHEELTDYKKLYEYIKYKMLTNKKNYIFLDEIQHVDKFEKVVDSLFIKENVDLYITGSNAYFMSSELATLLSGRYIELKMLPLSFKEYYKAKLEYEKLEKKENRTLKTLMQYYNEYIVNSSFPYTLQLNNNLKNIYEYLSGIYNSVLLKDIVARLKIADVMRLESVVKYIFDNIGNLTSISKIANTLTSMGRKTDIKTIEKYTKGLVDSLLIYEVSRYNIKGKEFLSTLSKYYVSDLGLRQMILGNRNIDMGHILENIIYLELLRRKANVYVGQFDKNEIDFVVINSNEVEYYQVALTVLDENTLKRELAAFKNIKDNYPKYLITLDDVLPNTDYEGIKIINALEWLLGE, from the coding sequence ATGATAAGAATAGATAGAAAAGAATATTTAGATTTTTTAATAAAATCAAAAGACAAACAGATAATAAAAGTTGTATCTGGTGTAAGAAGATGTGGAAAATCCACTCTTTTTGAAATATATAAAGATTATTTACTTAAAAATGGAGTTGAGAAAATTCAAATAATATCTATCAATTTTGAAGATATGGATCATGAAGAACTTACAGATTATAAAAAACTTTATGAATATATAAAATATAAAATGCTTACAAATAAAAAAAATTATATATTCTTAGATGAAATTCAACATGTAGATAAATTTGAAAAAGTTGTAGACAGTCTTTTTATAAAAGAAAATGTAGATTTGTATATAACAGGTTCTAATGCTTATTTTATGTCAAGTGAGCTAGCAACTCTTTTAAGTGGGCGTTATATAGAATTAAAAATGTTACCCTTATCTTTTAAAGAATACTATAAAGCTAAGTTAGAATATGAAAAATTAGAAAAAAAAGAAAATAGAACACTAAAAACTCTTATGCAATATTATAATGAATATATAGTTAATAGTTCATTTCCTTATACTTTGCAATTAAACAATAATCTAAAAAATATATATGAATATTTAAGTGGAATATACAATTCTGTACTTTTAAAAGATATAGTTGCAAGATTAAAAATTGCAGATGTTATGAGGCTTGAAAGTGTTGTTAAATATATATTTGATAATATAGGAAATTTAACTTCAATATCAAAGATTGCAAATACTTTAACTTCAATGGGAAGAAAAACTGATATAAAAACTATTGAAAAATATACAAAAGGGCTTGTTGATAGTCTACTTATATATGAAGTTAGTAGATATAATATAAAAGGTAAAGAATTTTTATCAACATTATCAAAATATTATGTCTCTGACTTAGGGCTTAGACAAATGATTTTAGGTAATAGAAATATTGATATGGGACATATTCTAGAAAACATAATCTATCTTGAATTACTTAGAAGAAAAGCCAATGTTTACGTTGGACAGTTTGATAAAAATGAAATTGACTTTGTTGTTATTAATTCAAATGAAGTTGAATATTATCAAGTTGCTTTAACTGTCTTAGATGAGAATACTTTGAAAAGAGAATTAGCTGCATTTAAAAATATAAAAGATAACTACCCTAAGTATTTGATAACATTAGATGATGTGTTGCCAAATACTGATTATGAAGGAATAAAGATTATTAATGCTTTGGAGTGGCTACTGGGAGAATAA
- the cbiG gene encoding cobalt-precorrin 5A hydrolase gives MKLAFWTVTKGAGNIAREYKEKLKEHLKDYEIDVFTLKKYDVENTIQIEDFTININEKFSQYDGHIFIMASGIVIRKIANLIGTKDKDPAVLLIDEGKHFVISLLSGHLGGANELTYSLANILKLVPVITTSSDVTGKIAVDTISQKINAELEDLKSAKDVTSLIVNGQKVNILLPKNVKVSDKNSADGFILVSNKKNIEYTRIYPKNLILGIGCKKDTKAEDILSAIEDCLDKNNLDIKSVKKIATVDVKENEQGLIEAVKFLNLDLEIISREEIKKVQNQFEGSDFVEKTIGVRAVSEPVAFLSSTGNGKFLVMKAKYNGITISIYEEEMKIYE, from the coding sequence ATGAAATTAGCATTTTGGACTGTAACAAAAGGTGCAGGAAATATTGCAAGAGAGTATAAAGAAAAGTTAAAAGAACATCTAAAAGATTATGAAATAGATGTTTTTACTTTAAAAAAATATGATGTAGAAAATACAATACAAATAGAAGATTTCACCATCAATATAAATGAAAAATTTTCACAATATGATGGACATATTTTTATAATGGCAAGTGGAATTGTAATAAGAAAAATAGCAAACTTAATAGGAACAAAAGATAAAGACCCAGCTGTACTTTTAATAGATGAGGGAAAACATTTTGTAATTTCTCTTTTATCAGGGCATTTAGGTGGAGCAAATGAGTTGACCTATTCACTTGCAAATATTTTAAAACTTGTTCCTGTTATTACAACAAGTTCAGATGTTACAGGTAAAATAGCAGTGGATACTATATCTCAGAAAATAAATGCAGAGCTTGAGGATTTAAAATCTGCCAAAGATGTAACATCTCTTATAGTTAATGGGCAAAAAGTAAATATACTTTTACCTAAAAATGTTAAGGTGAGTGATAAAAATTCAGCAGATGGTTTTATCCTAGTTTCAAATAAGAAAAATATTGAATATACTAGAATTTATCCTAAAAATTTAATTTTAGGTATAGGTTGCAAGAAAGATACAAAAGCAGAAGATATTTTATCTGCTATTGAGGATTGTTTAGATAAAAATAATTTAGATATAAAATCTGTAAAAAAAATAGCAACTGTTGATGTAAAAGAAAATGAACAAGGTTTAATAGAAGCAGTTAAATTTTTAAATTTAGATTTAGAAATAATTTCAAGAGAAGAAATAAAAAAAGTTCAAAACCAATTTGAAGGTTCAGATTTTGTAGAAAAAACTATTGGAGTAAGAGCTGTATCGGAGCCTGTTGCATTTTTATCATCAACAGGAAATGGAAAATTTTTAGTAATGAAAGCAAAATATAATGGAATAACAATTTCAATTTACGAAGAGGAGATGAAGATATATGAATAA
- the cobM gene encoding precorrin-4 C(11)-methyltransferase translates to MEKYKEKVYFIGAGPGDPELITIKGQRIVKEADVIIYAGSLVPKEVIDCHKDGAEIYNSASMSLDEVIDVTVKAIKENKKVARVHTGDPAIYGAHREQMDMLDEYGIEYEVIPGVSSFLASAAALKKEFTLPNVSQTVICTRIEGRTPVPEKESLESLAKHRASMAIFLSVHMIDKVVETLATSYPMTTPVAVVQRASWSDQKIVLGTLETIEQKVKEAGINKTAQILVGDFLGNEYEKSKLYDKHFTHEYRRGIKE, encoded by the coding sequence ATGGAGAAATATAAAGAAAAAGTTTACTTTATAGGAGCTGGACCTGGGGATCCAGAATTAATAACTATAAAAGGTCAAAGAATAGTTAAAGAAGCTGATGTTATTATTTATGCAGGTTCATTAGTTCCAAAAGAAGTTATAGATTGCCATAAAGATGGAGCAGAGATTTATAATTCAGCTTCTATGTCACTAGATGAAGTCATAGATGTTACTGTAAAAGCAATAAAAGAAAATAAAAAAGTAGCAAGAGTTCATACAGGAGACCCTGCAATCTATGGAGCACATAGAGAACAAATGGATATGTTAGATGAATATGGAATAGAATATGAAGTTATTCCAGGAGTAAGTTCATTTTTAGCTTCTGCTGCTGCTTTAAAAAAAGAATTTACACTACCTAATGTTTCTCAAACTGTGATTTGTACAAGAATAGAAGGAAGAACACCTGTTCCTGAAAAAGAAAGTTTAGAAAGTTTAGCAAAACATAGAGCCTCTATGGCAATATTTTTATCAGTTCATATGATAGATAAAGTTGTTGAAACATTAGCTACTTCTTATCCTATGACAACACCTGTGGCAGTTGTTCAAAGAGCAAGCTGGTCAGACCAAAAAATAGTTTTAGGAACTCTTGAAACTATTGAACAAAAAGTAAAAGAAGCAGGAATAAATAAAACTGCACAAATATTGGTTGGAGATTTTTTAGGTAATGAGTATGAAAAATCAAAATTATATGATAAACATTTTACTCATGAATATAGAAGGGGAATAAAAGAATAA
- a CDS encoding RNA-binding domain-containing protein has protein sequence MKESRELELKSTITNTFLKTVSAFSNYNTGKIIFGVDDNGKIVGLENIEELCLDLENKINDNINPKPDFKFIKDKKKNIITLIVEEGMNKPYLYKGKAYKRNDTSTVEVDKIELNRLTLSGLNQYYEELKAKNQNLEFNILKKELEEKLFLNNFSKDILKTLNLYDEKNGYNNAAELLADKNTFSGVDIAKFGKNIDEILDRNLLLNISIILQYKKTLEVFNRYYKYEQIIGSERIEKELIPERAFREVIANALIHRTWDVNSNIRISMYEDKLEVSSPGGLPSGISEKEYLNGQISQLRNPILANIFFRLKYIEMFGTGIRRINESYKDYLVKPAFEIFENSIKITLPITKTKLFLTTDERIIMDILEKGNILSSGEILEKVEFKKDKLNRLLKKLIQKNYIDVIGNGRGTRYFKK, from the coding sequence ATGAAAGAAAGCAGAGAATTAGAATTAAAGTCAACAATAACAAATACTTTTTTAAAAACAGTTAGTGCTTTTTCTAATTATAATACAGGAAAAATTATATTTGGTGTTGATGATAATGGAAAAATTGTTGGTTTAGAAAATATAGAAGAGCTTTGTTTAGATTTAGAAAATAAAATTAATGATAATATAAACCCTAAACCAGATTTTAAATTTATAAAAGATAAGAAAAAAAATATAATAACTCTAATAGTTGAAGAGGGAATGAATAAACCTTATCTTTATAAAGGAAAAGCATACAAAAGAAATGATACATCAACAGTTGAAGTTGATAAAATAGAATTAAATAGATTGACATTATCAGGGTTAAATCAGTATTATGAAGAATTAAAAGCTAAAAATCAAAATTTAGAATTTAATATTTTAAAAAAAGAATTAGAGGAAAAATTATTTTTAAATAATTTTTCAAAAGATATTTTAAAAACTTTAAATCTATATGATGAGAAAAATGGCTATAACAATGCAGCTGAACTCTTAGCAGATAAAAATACTTTTTCAGGAGTTGATATTGCAAAATTTGGAAAAAATATAGATGAAATTTTAGATAGAAATCTATTATTAAATATCTCTATTATTTTACAATACAAAAAAACTTTGGAAGTTTTTAATAGATATTATAAATATGAGCAAATTATAGGTTCAGAAAGAATTGAAAAAGAATTGATACCAGAAAGGGCATTTAGAGAAGTGATAGCAAATGCTTTAATTCATAGAACTTGGGATGTAAATTCAAATATTAGAATATCAATGTATGAGGATAAATTAGAAGTATCATCACCAGGAGGATTACCTAGTGGGATAAGTGAAAAAGAATATTTAAATGGACAAATTTCACAACTTAGAAATCCTATCTTAGCTAATATATTTTTTAGATTAAAGTATATTGAAATGTTTGGAACAGGAATTAGAAGAATAAATGAAAGCTATAAAGATTATCTAGTTAAACCAGCTTTTGAAATATTTGAAAACTCAATTAAAATAACCTTACCAATAACAAAAACTAAATTGTTTTTAACAACAGATGAAAGAATAATAATGGATATTTTGGAAAAAGGAAATATATTATCAAGTGGTGAGATTTTAGAAAAGGTAGAATTTAAAAAAGATAAATTAAATAGATTATTAAAAAAATTAATTCAAAAGAATTATATTGATGTTATAGGAAATGGTAGAGGAACTAGATATTTTAAAAAATAA
- a CDS encoding putative DNA modification/repair radical SAM protein → MSKSIEEKLRILSDAAKYDVSCSSSGSSRKNTNNGLGNAAINGICHSWSADGRCISLLKILMTNYCMYDCKYCINRKGNDIERAILTPDEIVKLTINFYRRNYIEGLFLSSGIIRSADYTMELMIAVAKKLRLEEKFNGYIHMKVIPGANRELIHKIGLYVDRVSVNIEFAENSALKLLAPDKKATDISTSMGLIHKNLIENIEDKKIFKSTPSFIPAGQTTQMIIGASGESDYTILNRSENLYKNFNLKRVYYSGYVPVNKSGILVSTNEAVPMIREHRLYQADWLLRFYGFKANEILNEKNPFIDPHLDPKTNWAIQNWNFFPIEINKASYKELLRVPGIGVTSAKRIVMSRKYSTIRYEHLKKLGIVIKRAKYFITVNGEFLGFKNENPDLVRNALIEKEKMVTEQLRLFNV, encoded by the coding sequence ATGAGTAAATCAATAGAAGAAAAATTAAGAATATTAAGTGATGCTGCCAAATATGATGTTTCATGTTCTTCAAGTGGAAGCAGTAGAAAAAATACAAATAATGGATTGGGAAATGCAGCTATAAATGGTATATGCCATTCATGGTCAGCAGATGGAAGATGTATTTCTTTACTTAAAATACTTATGACAAATTATTGCATGTACGACTGTAAATATTGCATTAATCGTAAAGGTAATGACATTGAAAGGGCAATATTAACTCCTGATGAAATTGTAAAGTTGACTATAAATTTTTATAGAAGGAACTATATTGAAGGACTTTTTCTAAGTTCAGGTATTATAAGAAGTGCAGATTATACAATGGAGCTTATGATTGCAGTTGCTAAAAAACTTAGACTTGAAGAGAAATTTAATGGCTATATTCATATGAAAGTAATACCAGGGGCAAATAGAGAACTTATTCATAAAATAGGGCTATATGTAGATAGAGTTTCAGTAAATATAGAATTTGCTGAAAATAGTGCACTTAAACTTCTTGCACCTGATAAGAAAGCTACTGATATTTCAACATCAATGGGACTTATACATAAAAATTTAATTGAAAATATTGAAGATAAAAAAATATTTAAAAGTACTCCATCTTTTATTCCAGCTGGGCAGACAACACAGATGATAATAGGAGCAAGTGGAGAAAGTGATTATACTATATTAAATAGAAGTGAAAATCTTTATAAAAATTTTAATTTAAAAAGAGTATATTATTCTGGTTATGTGCCTGTAAATAAATCAGGTATTCTTGTAAGTACAAATGAAGCAGTTCCTATGATAAGAGAACATAGACTTTATCAAGCAGATTGGTTACTAAGATTTTATGGTTTTAAGGCTAATGAAATTCTTAATGAGAAAAATCCATTTATAGATCCACATCTTGATCCAAAAACAAATTGGGCTATACAAAATTGGAATTTTTTTCCAATAGAAATAAATAAGGCTTCATATAAGGAACTTTTAAGAGTTCCAGGAATAGGAGTAACTTCGGCAAAACGTATAGTTATGAGCAGGAAATATAGTACAATAAGATATGAACATTTAAAAAAGTTGGGGATAGTAATAAAGAGAGCAAAATATTTTATTACTGTAAATGGAGAATTTTTAGGATTTAAAAATGAAAATCCTGACCTTGTAAGAAATGCCCTTATAGAAAAAGAAAAAATGGTAACAGAGCAACTAAGACTTTTTAATGTTTAA
- a CDS encoding histamine N-methyltransferase, giving the protein MVDISKIGSVEVLKRSFESLKEAKVEVAKILKKKVTAASWKALYENYIVAKPEITDINMIDSIEKLKNSFTNLKEAKEKISKILNRKVAASSWQVLYDKYVIEDLYFKDKVSKYIFYLVEIEGKPQLDFLGITYEYYSNKKVAEKWHKEMIKLIHPDRCKHPKATEAMQVLEKLYKGMI; this is encoded by the coding sequence ATGGTAGATATTAGTAAAATTGGTTCTGTTGAGGTTCTAAAAAGAAGTTTTGAAAGTTTAAAAGAAGCAAAGGTAGAGGTAGCTAAAATTTTAAAAAAGAAAGTTACAGCTGCTTCATGGAAAGCACTATATGAAAATTATATAGTAGCAAAACCAGAAATAACAGATATTAATATGATTGATTCCATTGAAAAATTAAAAAATAGTTTTACAAATCTAAAAGAAGCAAAAGAAAAAATTTCTAAAATTTTGAATAGAAAAGTTGCAGCTAGTTCTTGGCAAGTTTTATATGACAAATATGTTATTGAAGATTTATATTTTAAGGACAAAGTCTCAAAATACATATTCTACCTAGTAGAAATTGAAGGAAAGCCACAACTTGACTTTTTAGGAATAACTTATGAATACTATAGTAATAAAAAAGTTGCAGAAAAATGGCATAAAGAAATGATAAAGCTTATTCATCCTGATAGATGTAAACATCCAAAAGCAACTGAAGCTATGCAAGTACTAGAAAAGTTGTATAAAGGGATGATTTAA
- a CDS encoding DMP19 family protein, with protein MKRKFINVTKKYIEDLAPTDFCVELIQPAWETVNIYGTYEEYEETLKPYTIEQRYLLAMHWLGVEVANGGFQQFLGNSTAIVWEDAYKGYQAIGSEKLAYLIEELIKIYGRNIPFDREERVNILESFSEKKLEEIDTLTDLYYEIEETEWRKVTLWVKANSEKFLIQAEINDYSN; from the coding sequence ATGAAGAGAAAATTTATCAATGTTACAAAAAAATATATAGAAGACTTAGCTCCTACGGATTTTTGTGTTGAACTTATTCAACCTGCTTGGGAGACAGTAAATATTTATGGAACTTATGAAGAATACGAAGAAACATTAAAACCTTATACAATAGAACAAAGATATTTACTTGCAATGCATTGGCTTGGAGTAGAAGTTGCTAATGGAGGTTTTCAACAATTTTTAGGTAACTCTACTGCTATTGTTTGGGAAGATGCATATAAAGGATATCAAGCTATTGGCTCAGAGAAATTAGCTTATCTGATTGAAGAACTAATAAAAATTTATGGTAGAAATATTCCTTTTGATAGGGAAGAAAGAGTGAATATATTAGAAAGTTTTAGTGAAAAAAAATTAGAAGAAATAGACACACTTACTGATCTATATTATGAAATTGAAGAAACTGAATGGAGAAAAGTTACTCTTTGGGTAAAAGCTAATAGTGAAAAATTTCTTATTCAAGCTGAAATAAATGATTATAGTAACTGA
- the cobI gene encoding precorrin-2 C(20)-methyltransferase — translation MTNKFYGIGVGVGDPEEITLKAINTLKKLDVVILPEAKKDDGSVAYEIAKQYMKEDVEKFFVEFPMLKSLEERENARKENAKIVQKLLDEGKNVGFLTIGDTMTYSTYVYILDHLPKKYLVETIPGVSSFVDMASRFNFPLMIGDETLKVVSLNKKTNIEFELENNDNIVFMKVSRNFENLKQALIKTENIDKIIMVSNCGKENQKVYYDIKDLTEDDIPYFTTLIVKKSGFEKWKKFNI, via the coding sequence ATGACTAACAAATTTTATGGTATAGGTGTTGGAGTTGGAGACCCAGAAGAGATAACTTTAAAAGCAATAAACACCTTAAAAAAATTAGATGTAGTAATATTACCAGAAGCTAAAAAAGATGATGGTAGTGTTGCCTATGAAATAGCAAAACAATATATGAAAGAAGATGTGGAAAAGTTTTTTGTTGAATTTCCTATGTTAAAATCTCTTGAAGAAAGAGAAAATGCAAGAAAAGAAAATGCTAAAATAGTTCAAAAACTTTTAGATGAAGGGAAAAATGTTGGTTTTTTAACTATTGGAGATACTATGACATACAGTACTTATGTATATATTTTAGATCATCTTCCTAAGAAATATCTAGTTGAAACAATTCCAGGTGTTTCTTCATTTGTTGATATGGCTTCAAGATTTAATTTCCCACTTATGATAGGAGATGAGACCTTAAAAGTTGTATCACTTAATAAGAAAACTAATATTGAATTTGAATTGGAAAATAATGATAATATAGTTTTTATGAAAGTTAGTAGAAATTTTGAAAATTTAAAACAAGCACTTATAAAAACAGAAAATATAGATAAAATTATTATGGTTTCAAATTGTGGAAAAGAAAATCAAAAAGTTTACTATGATATAAAAGATTTAACAGAAGATGATATTCCATATTTTACAACTCTAATTGTAAAAAAAAGTGGATTTGAAAAATGGAAAAAATTTAATATATAA